A genomic window from Diorhabda sublineata isolate icDioSubl1.1 chromosome 8, icDioSubl1.1, whole genome shotgun sequence includes:
- the LOC130447679 gene encoding zinc finger protein 260-like isoform X1, whose product MDVQQKVVKNEIVIENKIFWNMDIKQELSDDVAVADFQNVDINIIKQEINDEINTVGESVIKIKTKRDSSHKVNVSNIGNTFQYSGKRNKSKVAGFLKNGQHLNLDIIAGIMICRFCGNLYTELKEFVHHFSTNHCVNKRKLYLETKLYKKNLFYRRRQETDTVVPRIRYEDVKNEIEIVEHALKEEKGISFIDNFQLNLDDSKKLEKSELNGCMPVYTNENRIHTGKKPFQCKICLKTFSQKQSIIEHLRSHTGEKPLKCDVCSKNFRHKSSFDVHMRIHTGEKPFKCNICLKIFSLKTQLNIHMRIHTGEKPYQCNNCLKTFRQKCHLNEHLRCHTGEKPFKCKICLKTFTQKSHLNEHLRCHTGEKPFKCNICSKTFSQKCYLIEHLRCHTGEKPFKCDVCLKAFGQKRKLNVHMQIHTGKNLLKCGVCSKTFLLQAHLNTHMRIHTGEKPFKCDVCSKTFLLKVYLNTHMRIHTGEKPFECNLCSKTFSQKRYLFEHLSYHTGEKPFKCDVCSKAFSHKNTLNVHMQNHTGKSPLKCEVCSKTFSQNRNLIDHMRSHTGEKPFKCDICSNTFSQKRNLIGHLRCHTGEKPFKCDVCSKAFRQKSNLNVHMRIHTRENPFKCEICSITFAQKCSLNHHLKWHKEEQLFKCATCLKSFLKKTSLIAHLVSHTGEKPFKCDVCSKAFRQKSTLNVHLRIHTGEKPFKCDICSNTFTQKCSLNQHLHRHK is encoded by the exons ATGGATGTGCAACAAAAAGTTGTTAAGAATGAAAtcgttattgaaaataaaattttttggaatatggATATTAAACAAGAATTGAGTGATGATGTTGCTGTGGctgattttcaaaatgttgatattaatattattaaacaagaaattaatgACGAAATAAACACAGTTGGAGAATCTGtgattaaaatcaaaacaaagaGGGACAGCTCTCACAAGGTTAATGTATCCAACATTGGGAACACATTTCAAtattctggaaaacgaaataaatcaaaag TTGCAGGATTTCTTAAAAATGGACAACATCTAAATCTAGATATTATTGCTGGGATTATGATCTGTAGATTTTGTGGAAATTTATACACGGAACTAAAAGAATTCGTTCATCACTTCTCTACAAATCATTGTGTGAAtaagagaaaattatatttggaaactaagttatacaagaaaaatctattttacaGAAGAAGACAAGAAACTGATACTGTCGTTCCAAGGATTCGTTATGAAgatgttaaaaatgaaattgaaattgtggAACATGCtttgaaagaagaaaaaggCATCAgctttattgataattttcagtTGAATTTAGATGATAGTAAGAAATTGGAGAAAAGTGAATTAAACGGATGTATGCCTGTTTACACAAATGAAAATCGCATTCATACTGGAAAAAAGCCATTCCaatgtaaaatttgtttaaaaacgttttcaCAGAAACAAAGTATAATTGAACATTTGCGCAGTCATACTGGAGAAAAACCATTGAAATGTGACGTTTGCTCAAAAAATTTTAGACATAAAAGTAGTTTTGATGTACATATGCGTATTCACActggagaaaagccattcaaatgtaacatttgcttaaaaattttttcactgaAAACTCAGTTGAATATACATATGCGCATTCATACTGGAGAAAAGCCCTACCAATGTAACaattgtttgaaaacttttagaCAGAAATGTCATTTAAACGAGCATTTACGTTGTCACActggagaaaagccattcaaatgtaaaatttgtttaaaaacttttacacAGAAAAGTCATTTAAACGAGCATTTGCGTTGTCACACTGgcgaaaagccattcaaatgtaacatttgttcaaaaactttttcacagaaatgttatttgattgaacatttgcgttgtcacacaggagaaaaaccattcaaatgtgacgtTTGTTTAAAAGCTTTTGGACAGAAACGTAAATTGAATGTACATATGCAAATTCACACAggaaaaaatctattaaaatgtGGTGtctgttcaaaaacatttttactgCAAGCTCATTTGAATACACATATGCGCATTCACActggagaaaagccattcaaatgtgacgtttgttcaaaaacttttttactgaaagtttatttaaatacacATATGCGTATTCACACTGGAGAAAAGCCATTTGAATGCAAcctttgttcaaaaactttttctcaGAAACGTTATTTGTTCGAACATTTGAGCTAtcacacaggagaaaagccattcaaatgtgacgtTTGTTCCAAAGCTTTTAGCCACAAGAATACCTTGAATGTACATATGCAAAATCACACAGGAAAATCACCATTAAAATGTGaagtttgttcaaaaactttttcacagaaCCGTAATTTGATCGATCATATGCGTAgtcacacaggagaaaagccattcaaatgtgatatttgttcaaATACTTTTTCACAAAAACGTAATTTGATCGGACATTTGCGTTGTCACACAGGAGAGAAACCATTCAAGTGTGACGTTTGTTCAAAAGCTTTTAGGCAGAAAAGTAACTTGAATGTACATATGCGTATTCACACTAGAGAAAATCCATTTAAATGCGAAATTTGTTCAATCACTTTCGCACAGAAATGTAGTTTGAATCACCACTTGAAGTGGCACAAAGAAGAACAGCTATTTAAATGTGCCACTTGCTTGAAatcttttttaaagaaaactagTTTAATTGCACATTTGGTATCTCACActggagaaaagccattcaagtGCGACGTTTGTTCAAAAGCTTTTAGACAGAAAAGTACCTTGAATGTACATCTGCGCATtcacacaggagaaaaaccattcaaatgcgATATTTGTTCAAATACTTTCACACAGAAATGTAGTTTGAATCAACATTTGCATCGACACAAATAA
- the LOC130447685 gene encoding zinc finger protein OZF-like isoform X2, with protein MDIKQELSDDLDETAFPNVNTEIIIKKEIHDELNKGEIFGSSIVASKTKRHSSLKLNIPNIRNKFKYPGRRTKSKGYLKIRQHSNRGLMICEFCGNLYTKLGEYVCHLSTNHCINEKKSKYRKSCRRRRVTAYAISRNHNEDVKNEIEIEEHTVKEEEDVRSNNNFELSLDDGLIRHSKEKPFKCDICFKTFSWKHSFNTHLRIHTGEKPFKCDICLKTFSQKCNLIEHLRSHTGVKPFKCDVCLKTFSWKNNFNTHLRIHTGEKPFKCSVCSKSFSQKNNLTIHLRSHRGVKPFKCDICLKTFILKIHLTGHLRCHTGEKPFKCDICLKTFSQKCNLIEHSRSHTGEKPFKCDVCLKAFTQKSHLNEHLRCHTGEKPFQCDLCLKAFTQKSHLNEHFRCHTGEKPFKCDVCFKTFSHKNSLNIHVN; from the exons ATGGATATTAAACAAGAGTTAAGTGACGATTTGGATGAGACCGCTTTTCCAAATGTAAatactgaaattattattaaaaaagaaatacatgACGAACTAAACAaaggtgaaatatttggatCATCTATAGTTGCATCCAAAACAAAGAGGCACAGCTCTCTTAAACTTAATATACCAAACAttagaaacaaatttaaatatccTGGAAGACGAACTAAATCAAAAG GATACCTCAAAATTAGACAACACTCAAATCGAGGACTTATGATCTGTGAATTTTGTGGAAACTTATATACAAAATTGGGAGAATATGTTTGCCACTTGTCTACAAATCAttgtataaatgaaaagaaatccAAATATAGGAAAAGTTGTAGAAGAAGGCGAGTAACTGCCTATGCCATTTCCAGAAATCACAATGAAgatgttaaaaatgaaattgaaatagaagAACATACTGTGAAAGAAGAGGAGGATGTTAGATCGAATAATAATTTCGAGTTGAGTTTAGATGATGGTCTGATAAGACATTCAAAAGAAAAGCCatttaaatgtgacatttgttttaaaactttttcatggAAACATAGTTTCAATACTCATTTACGTATCCACACAGgcgaaaaaccattcaaatgtgacatttgtttaaaaactttttctcaGAAATGTAATTTGATTGAACATTTGCGTAGCCACACAGGAgtaaagccattcaaatgtgacgtttgtttgaaaactttttcatggaaaaataatttcaatacacATTTACGTATacacacaggagaaaagccCTTTAAATGTTCAGTTTGTTCAAAATCTTTCTcgcagaaaaataatttgactatACATTTGCGTAGTCATAGAGGAGTGAAGCctttcaaatgtgacatttgtttaaaaacttttatactTAAAATTCATTTGACTGGACATTTACGTTGtcacacaggagaaaaaccgttcaaatgtgacatttgtttgaaaactttttctcaGAAGTGCAATTTGATTGAACATTCACGTAgtcacacaggagaaaagccattcaaatgtgacgtTTGTTTGAAAGCTTTCACACAAAAAAGTCATTTAAACGAACATTTGCGTTGTCACACTGGAGAGAAGCCGTTCCAATGTGATCTTTGTTTGAAAGCTTTTACACAAAAAAGTCatttgaatgaacattttcgctgtcatacaggagaaaagccattcaagtgtgatgtttgttttaaaactttctcGCATAAAAATTCTTTGAATATACAT gTTAATTAG
- the LOC130447679 gene encoding zinc finger protein 260-like isoform X2 — protein sequence MDVQQKVVKNEIVIENKIFWNMDIKQELSDDVAVADFQNVDINIIKQEINDEINTVGESVIKIKTKRDSSHKVNVSNIGNTFQYSGKRNKSKGFLKNGQHLNLDIIAGIMICRFCGNLYTELKEFVHHFSTNHCVNKRKLYLETKLYKKNLFYRRRQETDTVVPRIRYEDVKNEIEIVEHALKEEKGISFIDNFQLNLDDSKKLEKSELNGCMPVYTNENRIHTGKKPFQCKICLKTFSQKQSIIEHLRSHTGEKPLKCDVCSKNFRHKSSFDVHMRIHTGEKPFKCNICLKIFSLKTQLNIHMRIHTGEKPYQCNNCLKTFRQKCHLNEHLRCHTGEKPFKCKICLKTFTQKSHLNEHLRCHTGEKPFKCNICSKTFSQKCYLIEHLRCHTGEKPFKCDVCLKAFGQKRKLNVHMQIHTGKNLLKCGVCSKTFLLQAHLNTHMRIHTGEKPFKCDVCSKTFLLKVYLNTHMRIHTGEKPFECNLCSKTFSQKRYLFEHLSYHTGEKPFKCDVCSKAFSHKNTLNVHMQNHTGKSPLKCEVCSKTFSQNRNLIDHMRSHTGEKPFKCDICSNTFSQKRNLIGHLRCHTGEKPFKCDVCSKAFRQKSNLNVHMRIHTRENPFKCEICSITFAQKCSLNHHLKWHKEEQLFKCATCLKSFLKKTSLIAHLVSHTGEKPFKCDVCSKAFRQKSTLNVHLRIHTGEKPFKCDICSNTFTQKCSLNQHLHRHK from the exons ATGGATGTGCAACAAAAAGTTGTTAAGAATGAAAtcgttattgaaaataaaattttttggaatatggATATTAAACAAGAATTGAGTGATGATGTTGCTGTGGctgattttcaaaatgttgatattaatattattaaacaagaaattaatgACGAAATAAACACAGTTGGAGAATCTGtgattaaaatcaaaacaaagaGGGACAGCTCTCACAAGGTTAATGTATCCAACATTGGGAACACATTTCAAtattctggaaaacgaaataaatcaaaag GATTTCTTAAAAATGGACAACATCTAAATCTAGATATTATTGCTGGGATTATGATCTGTAGATTTTGTGGAAATTTATACACGGAACTAAAAGAATTCGTTCATCACTTCTCTACAAATCATTGTGTGAAtaagagaaaattatatttggaaactaagttatacaagaaaaatctattttacaGAAGAAGACAAGAAACTGATACTGTCGTTCCAAGGATTCGTTATGAAgatgttaaaaatgaaattgaaattgtggAACATGCtttgaaagaagaaaaaggCATCAgctttattgataattttcagtTGAATTTAGATGATAGTAAGAAATTGGAGAAAAGTGAATTAAACGGATGTATGCCTGTTTACACAAATGAAAATCGCATTCATACTGGAAAAAAGCCATTCCaatgtaaaatttgtttaaaaacgttttcaCAGAAACAAAGTATAATTGAACATTTGCGCAGTCATACTGGAGAAAAACCATTGAAATGTGACGTTTGCTCAAAAAATTTTAGACATAAAAGTAGTTTTGATGTACATATGCGTATTCACActggagaaaagccattcaaatgtaacatttgcttaaaaattttttcactgaAAACTCAGTTGAATATACATATGCGCATTCATACTGGAGAAAAGCCCTACCAATGTAACaattgtttgaaaacttttagaCAGAAATGTCATTTAAACGAGCATTTACGTTGTCACActggagaaaagccattcaaatgtaaaatttgtttaaaaacttttacacAGAAAAGTCATTTAAACGAGCATTTGCGTTGTCACACTGgcgaaaagccattcaaatgtaacatttgttcaaaaactttttcacagaaatgttatttgattgaacatttgcgttgtcacacaggagaaaaaccattcaaatgtgacgtTTGTTTAAAAGCTTTTGGACAGAAACGTAAATTGAATGTACATATGCAAATTCACACAggaaaaaatctattaaaatgtGGTGtctgttcaaaaacatttttactgCAAGCTCATTTGAATACACATATGCGCATTCACActggagaaaagccattcaaatgtgacgtttgttcaaaaacttttttactgaaagtttatttaaatacacATATGCGTATTCACACTGGAGAAAAGCCATTTGAATGCAAcctttgttcaaaaactttttctcaGAAACGTTATTTGTTCGAACATTTGAGCTAtcacacaggagaaaagccattcaaatgtgacgtTTGTTCCAAAGCTTTTAGCCACAAGAATACCTTGAATGTACATATGCAAAATCACACAGGAAAATCACCATTAAAATGTGaagtttgttcaaaaactttttcacagaaCCGTAATTTGATCGATCATATGCGTAgtcacacaggagaaaagccattcaaatgtgatatttgttcaaATACTTTTTCACAAAAACGTAATTTGATCGGACATTTGCGTTGTCACACAGGAGAGAAACCATTCAAGTGTGACGTTTGTTCAAAAGCTTTTAGGCAGAAAAGTAACTTGAATGTACATATGCGTATTCACACTAGAGAAAATCCATTTAAATGCGAAATTTGTTCAATCACTTTCGCACAGAAATGTAGTTTGAATCACCACTTGAAGTGGCACAAAGAAGAACAGCTATTTAAATGTGCCACTTGCTTGAAatcttttttaaagaaaactagTTTAATTGCACATTTGGTATCTCACActggagaaaagccattcaagtGCGACGTTTGTTCAAAAGCTTTTAGACAGAAAAGTACCTTGAATGTACATCTGCGCATtcacacaggagaaaaaccattcaaatgcgATATTTGTTCAAATACTTTCACACAGAAATGTAGTTTGAATCAACATTTGCATCGACACAAATAA